The Salinispora tropica CNB-440 genome has a window encoding:
- a CDS encoding serine protein kinase RIO, whose protein sequence is MRDHDSPAPERRTRGRRRFDDDEPHFSKRGRRTGPQPADSDPPPEAQTWSSWDDAVHGPEPYPSWLVTELAATDTELGVLKTGKEADVHLVRRAVPDTDRSCLLAAKRYRDADHRLFHRDAGYLEGRRVRRSREMRAMTRRTAFGRQMIAGQWAAAEFAVLGRLWEIGARYGTITVPYPVQLRGTELMLEFLGDSDERQAAPRLAQLRPTEADLRDLWEQLVEALVVLARVGYAHGDLSPYNLLVHEGHLVLIDLPQVVDVVANPQGPEYLARDVRVVATWFAARGLPAEQAEPLALTEQLLREAGLR, encoded by the coding sequence GTGCGCGATCACGACTCTCCGGCGCCGGAGCGCCGGACCCGCGGCAGACGCCGCTTCGATGATGACGAACCACACTTCTCCAAGCGCGGGCGGCGCACCGGGCCGCAGCCCGCTGACTCCGACCCTCCGCCAGAAGCCCAGACCTGGTCGTCCTGGGACGACGCAGTCCACGGTCCGGAGCCGTACCCTTCCTGGCTGGTAACGGAGCTGGCCGCCACGGACACCGAACTTGGCGTCCTCAAGACCGGCAAGGAGGCGGACGTCCATCTCGTCCGGCGTGCCGTGCCCGACACCGATCGGTCCTGCCTGCTCGCGGCCAAACGATACCGAGATGCCGACCACCGGCTATTCCACCGGGACGCGGGATATCTGGAGGGGCGGCGCGTCCGACGCTCCCGGGAGATGCGGGCGATGACCCGGCGAACCGCGTTCGGCCGGCAGATGATCGCCGGACAGTGGGCGGCAGCGGAGTTTGCCGTGCTCGGCCGCCTCTGGGAGATCGGTGCGCGGTACGGCACGATCACCGTGCCCTACCCGGTTCAGCTCCGCGGCACCGAGCTGATGCTGGAGTTTCTCGGTGACTCCGACGAGAGGCAGGCCGCCCCCCGGCTGGCGCAGCTGCGGCCGACGGAGGCCGACCTGCGTGACCTGTGGGAACAACTCGTCGAGGCGCTGGTGGTACTCGCCCGAGTTGGCTACGCACACGGTGATCTGTCGCCCTACAACCTGCTGGTGCACGAGGGGCACCTGGTGCTCATCGACCTGCCTCAGGTCGTGGATGTGGTCGCCAATCCGCAGGGGCCGGAGTACCTGGCCCGAGACGTTCGGGTGGTTGCCACCTGGTTCGCCGCCCGTGGCCTGCCGGCGGA
- a CDS encoding HAD family hydrolase, producing the protein MPLLLLDLDNTLLDRENLFRSWGERFLVKIGAPPDDLDWLLSVDADGLTDRWDVADAIRDRYSLAVRSVDLVEELHEGVLAGTRLDPLVACALQIAGDAGWMPVVVCNGAVRPQEEKIRRTGLDRYLADWVISEAAGVSKPNPRIFALAAQRVRMPLRGAWVVGDGPEADIGGAAAAGLPSVWLHRGRTWTDGRFAPTFTVDGLIAALAAVLAA; encoded by the coding sequence GTGCCGCTGCTCCTTCTTGACCTGGATAACACCCTGCTCGATCGAGAAAATCTGTTCCGATCCTGGGGCGAGCGCTTCCTGGTCAAGATCGGCGCACCGCCGGATGACCTCGACTGGCTGCTCTCCGTCGACGCGGACGGGCTGACCGATCGGTGGGATGTGGCCGATGCGATCCGTGACCGCTACTCGTTGGCCGTCCGCTCGGTCGACCTGGTGGAGGAGCTGCACGAGGGGGTGCTCGCCGGCACCCGTCTGGATCCACTGGTGGCGTGCGCGCTGCAGATCGCCGGCGACGCCGGGTGGATGCCGGTGGTGGTGTGTAACGGGGCGGTACGGCCGCAGGAGGAGAAGATCCGACGGACCGGGCTGGACCGTTACCTTGCCGACTGGGTGATCTCCGAGGCGGCCGGTGTCAGCAAGCCGAACCCGCGGATCTTCGCACTGGCCGCGCAGCGGGTTCGTATGCCGCTGCGCGGGGCCTGGGTGGTCGGCGACGGACCGGAGGCGGACATCGGCGGTGCCGCGGCTGCGGGGCTGCCCAGCGTCTGGCTGCACCGGGGGCGCACCTGGACCGACGGACGGTTCGCCCCCACCTTCACGGTCGACGGTCTGATCGCCGCCCTCGCCGCGGTACTCGCGGCGTAA
- a CDS encoding TetR/AcrR family transcriptional regulator, whose amino-acid sequence MPRVSQDQLDARRQEILTAARVCFARHGYEGATVRRLEEATGLSRGAIFHHFRDKDSLFLAVAEDDAAAMVETVARNGLVQVMRDLLARAASPDTTGWLGSQLEVSRRLRTDPAFARRWTERSAAIAEATRDRLLRQREAGVLRDDVPIDVLAQFLKLAYDGLVLHLAMGRPADDLGPVLNLVEEAVRRR is encoded by the coding sequence GTGCCCAGAGTAAGCCAGGACCAACTCGACGCGCGCCGGCAGGAGATCCTCACCGCCGCCCGGGTCTGCTTCGCCCGACACGGGTACGAGGGCGCCACCGTGCGGCGCCTGGAGGAGGCCACCGGGCTGTCCCGTGGAGCGATCTTCCACCATTTCCGCGACAAGGATTCCCTCTTCCTCGCGGTGGCCGAGGACGATGCGGCGGCGATGGTCGAAACCGTCGCCCGCAACGGCCTGGTGCAGGTCATGCGAGACCTGCTGGCTCGGGCTGCCTCCCCCGACACGACAGGCTGGTTGGGCAGCCAGTTGGAGGTCTCGCGCCGGCTCCGCACCGATCCCGCGTTCGCCCGGCGGTGGACCGAACGGTCCGCGGCGATCGCCGAGGCCACTCGCGACCGCCTGCTCCGCCAGCGCGAGGCGGGCGTCCTGCGCGACGATGTCCCCATCGATGTGCTCGCCCAGTTCCTGAAGCTGGCGTACGACGGTCTGGTCCTGCATCTGGCGATGGGCCGACCCGCCGACGACCTCGGACCGGTACTCAACCTGGTCGAGGAGGCCGTCCGTCGGCGGTGA
- a CDS encoding TIGR04222 domain-containing membrane protein, with amino-acid sequence MILLAVPSNTWGIPGPVFLGLYLVTAAVLVTIALLRRNEILNGSTYDANLLSPQQVAYLSGGTPLVVWTSLAGLRNAGAVNVDPDRRLAVSDSLPIGSAPLDQAIHLAAGRGLRAQELSGDQEVRQAVHQLRVDLEQHGLALSTEQRAALRNAVLPLTILLAVGTLRLGAGLANERPVGWLFLTQIALLVVTILLFRRPWRTRTADRVLRRLRHRHNHLAPRHNPAYATYGAAGAAMGVALYGTAALWAMDPGFAEQAQIQQQSLAGGSAAGGGGTAGAGDGGGGDSGGGGGGCGGGGGCGG; translated from the coding sequence ATGATCCTCCTCGCCGTCCCCAGCAACACCTGGGGCATTCCCGGCCCGGTATTCCTCGGGCTATACCTGGTGACCGCCGCTGTTCTCGTCACCATCGCACTGCTACGTCGAAACGAGATACTGAACGGATCGACGTACGACGCGAACCTGCTCAGCCCTCAGCAGGTCGCCTACCTCAGCGGTGGTACGCCGCTGGTCGTCTGGACCTCTCTCGCGGGGCTCCGCAACGCTGGTGCGGTCAATGTGGACCCGGATCGACGGTTGGCCGTCAGCGACTCGCTGCCCATCGGCAGCGCCCCGTTGGACCAGGCCATCCACCTCGCCGCCGGCCGGGGCCTACGCGCCCAGGAGCTCAGCGGGGACCAAGAAGTGCGACAGGCCGTCCACCAACTCCGCGTCGACCTGGAGCAACACGGCCTGGCGCTGTCCACCGAACAGCGGGCCGCCCTACGCAACGCGGTACTGCCACTCACCATCCTGCTCGCAGTCGGCACGCTGCGGCTCGGGGCCGGTCTGGCGAACGAACGTCCCGTCGGCTGGCTCTTCCTGACCCAAATCGCGCTGCTGGTCGTGACAATTCTGCTCTTCCGGCGTCCATGGCGCACCCGCACCGCCGACCGGGTTCTACGCCGGCTACGCCACCGGCACAACCACCTGGCACCTCGCCACAATCCGGCCTATGCCACCTACGGCGCCGCCGGGGCCGCGATGGGCGTCGCCCTCTATGGCACGGCCGCCCTGTGGGCCATGGATCCCGGCTTCGCCGAGCAGGCGCAGATCCAGCAGCAGTCCCTGGCCGGTGGGTCGGCAGCCGGCGGGGGCGGGACCGCCGGCGCAGGTGACGGCGGTGGCGGTGACAGCGGTGGCGGTGGCGGCGGGTGTGGCGGCGGCGGTGGGTGCGGAGGATGA
- a CDS encoding DUF692 domain-containing protein gives MTGPVGVGIGWRPEIAGFVAGLPGLRFVEVIAESVPTAGPLPAGLTTLRERGVAVVPHGVRLSLGGTEPVDPARVAHLAAVADLTGAALVSEHIAFVRAGGLEAGHLLPLPRSREAVTVVCANVTRAQAELPVPIALEPIAALFDWPDDEMDEAAFLTEILDRTGAHLLLDIANVYANARNRGTDPLDLLDRLPLERVAYVHVAGGTERGDYYHDTHTSPVPRPVLDLVGELCARHRPPALLLERDGNYPPAAALRAELDALATVGGLPVVT, from the coding sequence ATGACCGGTCCGGTCGGGGTGGGCATCGGATGGCGGCCCGAGATCGCCGGCTTCGTCGCCGGACTCCCCGGGTTGCGTTTCGTCGAGGTGATCGCCGAATCGGTGCCGACCGCCGGTCCGCTGCCGGCGGGGCTCACCACGCTGCGGGAACGCGGCGTGGCCGTCGTGCCGCACGGGGTGCGGCTCTCCCTCGGCGGCACCGAGCCAGTAGATCCCGCCCGGGTAGCTCACCTGGCCGCGGTGGCTGACCTGACCGGCGCAGCACTGGTGAGCGAGCACATCGCCTTCGTCCGTGCCGGCGGGTTGGAGGCTGGTCACCTGCTACCCCTGCCGCGCAGCAGGGAGGCGGTGACGGTGGTCTGCGCCAACGTCACCCGCGCCCAGGCCGAGTTGCCGGTGCCGATCGCGCTGGAACCGATCGCCGCGCTCTTCGACTGGCCCGACGACGAGATGGACGAGGCGGCGTTCCTCACCGAGATCCTGGACCGCACCGGCGCCCACCTGCTACTCGACATCGCCAACGTCTATGCCAACGCCCGCAACCGCGGCACCGACCCGCTCGACCTGCTGGACCGGCTGCCGCTGGAACGAGTCGCGTACGTGCACGTGGCCGGCGGGACCGAACGGGGCGACTACTACCACGACACGCACACCAGCCCGGTGCCCCGGCCGGTGCTCGACCTGGTGGGTGAGCTGTGCGCTCGTCACAGGCCGCCGGCCCTGCTGCTGGAACGGGACGGAAACTACCCCCCGGCCGCTGCCCTCCGCGCCGAGTTGGACGCGCTCGCCACCGTCGGCGGCCTCCCGGTGGTCACGTGA
- a CDS encoding SDR family oxidoreductase, translating into MDLGLTDRVYVLTGASQGLGYATAEALVADGARVVLAARDAAAVTAAAHRLGGPAHAVGVTADLSDPELPERLTATARDAFGRLDGALVSVGGPPPGSAATVTDEQWRASFETIFLGTVRMARTVAAALPDGGAIGLVLSTSARAPLAGLGISNGLRPGLAGVAKDMADEYGPQGVRVVGLLPGRILTNRNAQLFAATGDPEQARAMAEAEIPLRRLGEPAEFGRVAAFVLSPAAGYLTGITLPVDGGALRGLG; encoded by the coding sequence ATGGATCTCGGCCTGACTGACCGCGTGTACGTGCTCACCGGCGCTTCCCAGGGCCTCGGCTACGCGACCGCCGAGGCGCTCGTCGCGGACGGGGCTCGCGTCGTCCTCGCCGCCCGGGACGCCGCGGCGGTGACCGCCGCCGCCCACCGCCTCGGTGGCCCCGCGCACGCCGTCGGCGTGACCGCCGACCTCTCCGACCCGGAGTTACCCGAGCGGCTGACGGCGACCGCCCGGGACGCGTTCGGGCGGCTGGACGGCGCGCTGGTGTCGGTCGGCGGGCCACCGCCGGGTAGCGCGGCCACGGTGACCGACGAGCAGTGGCGCGCCTCCTTCGAAACGATCTTCCTCGGCACCGTCCGAATGGCGCGGACCGTAGCCGCCGCGCTGCCCGACGGCGGGGCGATCGGGCTGGTGCTGTCCACCTCGGCCCGGGCGCCGCTGGCCGGCCTGGGCATCTCCAACGGTCTCCGACCCGGCCTGGCCGGAGTCGCCAAGGACATGGCCGACGAGTACGGCCCCCAGGGCGTACGCGTGGTGGGCCTGTTGCCGGGGCGGATCCTGACCAACCGGAACGCGCAGCTCTTCGCCGCCACCGGGGATCCCGAGCAGGCCCGCGCCATGGCGGAGGCGGAGATCCCGCTCCGCCGGCTGGGCGAGCCGGCGGAGTTCGGCCGGGTGGCGGCGTTCGTGCTCTCCCCCGCTGCCGGCTACCTGACCGGAATCACGCTACCGGTGGATGGCGGCGCGCTACGCGGACTGGGTTGA
- a CDS encoding ABC transporter ATP-binding protein: MSGGGMGGWSMLRSMRSRDEISAHRLQHGVARRIVGFAQPYRRDIVVFLATVVLAAMIGVATPVLAGKVIDAITRGGTEASALVVQLALVIAALAVADALLSLVQRWYSARIGEGIILNLRTRVYDHVQRMPLQFFTRTQTGALISRLNNDVLGAQRAFTSTLSGVVSNVIQLVLTAAVMFTLSWQITALSLVLLPVFIIPARRVGRRLAEITRESYNLDAKMNATMTERFGVSGALLVKLFGQPDNEARRFAARAERVRDIGIQSAMYSRTFFVAMLLVASLAQALTYGLGGWLAVTGSVSAGTVVTLALLLTRLYGPLTALSNVRVDVMSAMVSFDRVYEVLDLRPAITEKAAAVTVPRGDGRVEFRSVRFRYPSAAEISLASLEEVAALDRTATEPVLRGVSFTVEPGQMVALVGPSGAGKSTLSMLISRLYDVTDGQVLVGGVDVRDASLDSLRDEIGVVTQDSHLFHETIAENLRYAKPAATDDELWAALAGAQVADLVRSLPDGLDTVVGERGYRFSGGEKQRIAIARVLLKAPSIVILDEATAHLDSESEAAVQQALSVALTGRTALVIAHRLSTVREADQILVLDQGRIVERGRHEELVAVGGLYAELYRTQFAVADSATPYQDATGPEPVTLPMRSYVADEALPPAAAN; encoded by the coding sequence ATGTCCGGCGGTGGCATGGGCGGCTGGAGCATGCTCCGGTCGATGCGTAGCCGTGACGAGATCTCGGCGCACCGGCTCCAGCACGGGGTGGCGCGTCGGATCGTCGGCTTCGCCCAGCCGTACCGGCGGGACATCGTCGTCTTCCTGGCTACCGTCGTGCTGGCCGCGATGATCGGGGTCGCCACCCCGGTGCTCGCCGGCAAGGTGATCGACGCCATCACGCGGGGTGGCACCGAGGCGTCTGCCCTGGTCGTCCAGCTGGCGTTGGTGATCGCCGCGCTCGCGGTGGCAGACGCGCTGCTCTCGCTCGTCCAGCGGTGGTATTCGGCCCGAATCGGTGAGGGCATCATCCTCAACCTGCGGACCCGGGTCTACGACCACGTCCAGCGGATGCCGCTGCAGTTCTTCACCCGGACACAGACCGGCGCGCTGATCAGTCGCCTCAACAACGACGTGCTCGGCGCACAGCGCGCGTTCACCTCGACCCTGTCCGGGGTGGTCAGCAACGTCATTCAGCTGGTGCTCACCGCGGCGGTGATGTTCACCCTGTCGTGGCAGATCACCGCATTGTCACTTGTGCTCCTGCCGGTGTTCATCATCCCGGCCCGACGGGTCGGGCGACGCCTCGCCGAGATCACCCGGGAGTCCTACAACCTCGACGCGAAGATGAACGCGACGATGACCGAGCGCTTCGGAGTCTCCGGTGCACTGCTGGTCAAGCTCTTCGGTCAGCCCGACAATGAGGCACGCCGGTTCGCCGCGCGGGCCGAGCGGGTCCGGGACATCGGCATCCAGTCCGCGATGTACTCGCGGACCTTCTTCGTGGCGATGCTGCTGGTCGCCTCGCTCGCGCAGGCGCTCACCTACGGGCTGGGCGGGTGGCTGGCGGTCACCGGCAGCGTCAGCGCCGGCACCGTCGTAACGCTCGCGTTGCTGCTCACCCGGCTTTACGGCCCCCTCACCGCGCTGTCCAACGTGCGGGTCGACGTGATGAGCGCAATGGTCTCGTTCGACCGGGTCTACGAGGTACTCGACCTGCGACCCGCCATCACCGAGAAGGCCGCTGCCGTCACCGTGCCGCGGGGCGACGGCCGGGTCGAGTTTCGGTCGGTGCGTTTCCGCTATCCGAGCGCCGCCGAGATCTCGCTGGCCTCCCTCGAGGAGGTCGCCGCTCTCGATCGGACGGCCACCGAGCCGGTGCTGCGGGGCGTGTCGTTCACCGTCGAGCCGGGGCAGATGGTCGCCCTGGTCGGTCCCTCCGGCGCGGGCAAGTCGACGCTGTCCATGCTGATCTCTCGGCTCTACGACGTTACCGACGGGCAGGTGCTCGTCGGCGGGGTTGATGTCCGGGACGCCAGCCTGGACTCCCTGCGCGACGAGATCGGCGTCGTCACGCAGGACTCACACCTGTTCCACGAGACCATCGCCGAGAACCTGCGGTATGCCAAGCCGGCCGCCACCGACGACGAACTCTGGGCTGCCCTGGCCGGCGCTCAGGTCGCGGACCTCGTGCGGTCGTTGCCCGACGGACTGGACACGGTGGTGGGCGAGCGTGGCTATCGCTTCTCCGGCGGTGAGAAGCAACGGATCGCGATCGCCCGGGTCCTGCTCAAGGCACCCTCGATCGTGATCCTCGACGAGGCCACCGCGCATCTGGACTCGGAGAGTGAGGCGGCGGTGCAGCAGGCGCTCTCAGTGGCGTTGACGGGGCGGACCGCGCTGGTCATCGCGCACCGGCTCTCCACGGTGCGGGAGGCCGACCAGATTCTCGTACTCGATCAGGGGCGGATCGTCGAGCGGGGGCGACATGAGGAGTTGGTCGCCGTGGGCGGGCTCTACGCCGAGCTGTACCGAACGCAGTTCGCGGTCGCCGACTCGGCCACGCCGTACCAGGATGCGACCGGTCCGGAACCCGTGACGCTGCCGATGCGCTCCTACGTCGCCGACGAGGCGCTGCCGCCGGCCGCCGCCAACTAG
- a CDS encoding enoyl-CoA hydratase/isomerase family protein, with translation MTAEATGVRLECDGAVATVTLARPDVLNAQTPALWQAVRDFSRKLPGDVRVVVVRGEGRAFSAGLDLSVVGASGPGSFAELSTLSEQECADRIAEFQDAFNWLHRPDLVSIAAVQGHAIGAGFQLALACDLRVLAEDVRFSMAEVTLGLVPDLAGTKRLVELVGYSRALEICATGRRLDAAEADRIGLATLVVPTGELAGAVSDLTAGLLANDREAVVEIKALLAGASGRTHAEQERAEREAQTRRLRELAGRGE, from the coding sequence GTGACTGCCGAGGCGACCGGGGTCCGGCTGGAGTGCGACGGGGCGGTGGCCACCGTCACGCTGGCTCGGCCTGACGTGCTCAACGCGCAGACTCCGGCACTGTGGCAGGCGGTGCGTGACTTCTCCCGGAAGCTCCCCGGTGACGTGCGCGTCGTGGTCGTCCGCGGTGAGGGCCGAGCCTTCTCCGCCGGCCTTGACCTGTCGGTGGTGGGTGCTTCCGGTCCGGGCTCCTTCGCCGAGCTGTCTACCCTGTCTGAGCAGGAGTGCGCGGACCGGATCGCCGAGTTCCAGGACGCCTTCAACTGGCTGCACCGCCCCGACCTGGTGTCGATCGCGGCGGTGCAGGGGCACGCGATCGGCGCCGGGTTTCAGCTGGCGCTCGCCTGTGACCTGCGGGTTCTCGCCGAGGATGTCCGGTTCTCCATGGCCGAGGTGACGCTCGGCCTGGTCCCCGACCTGGCCGGCACCAAGCGTCTGGTCGAACTCGTGGGCTACTCGCGGGCCCTGGAGATCTGCGCCACCGGGCGGCGGTTGGACGCTGCCGAGGCGGACCGGATCGGGCTGGCGACCCTGGTCGTGCCGACGGGGGAACTGGCCGGTGCGGTCAGCGACCTGACGGCGGGGCTGCTCGCCAACGACCGGGAGGCGGTCGTAGAGATCAAGGCGTTGCTCGCCGGCGCGTCTGGCCGTACCCACGCCGAGCAGGAACGGGCCGAGCGGGAGGCGCAGACCCGGCGGCTGCGGGAACTCGCCGGCCGGGGGGAGTAA
- a CDS encoding helix-turn-helix domain-containing protein yields the protein MAATGTATSTEKGRRIVGAERQTLAKDLVKRYTSGESIRALAASTGRSYGFIHRVLTESGVQLRQRGGARRRKKA from the coding sequence ATGGCAGCCACTGGCACAGCCACCAGCACTGAGAAGGGTCGCCGGATCGTCGGGGCCGAGCGTCAGACGCTCGCCAAGGACCTGGTCAAGCGGTATACCTCGGGGGAGAGCATCCGTGCGCTCGCGGCCTCGACCGGCCGCTCCTACGGATTCATCCACCGGGTGCTCACCGAGTCCGGGGTGCAGCTGAGGCAGCGCGGCGGCGCCCGGCGTCGCAAGAAGGCGTGA